A genomic segment from Terriglobales bacterium encodes:
- the ruvC gene encoding crossover junction endodeoxyribonuclease RuvC, whose product MRVMGIDCGGEITGYGIVEQREGHKLRHVCSGAIRMSAREPLAERLTKVFRELGEVIAQHQPEVVAIEDVFYSANVKSALKLGQVRGVAMLAASWHGLRVAEYAPLAIKSAVTGYGKAEKHQVASMVALLLELAEAPQPPDVADALAIAICHLHTASTIDRQRAPAGTR is encoded by the coding sequence CGACTGCGGCGGCGAGATCACCGGCTATGGCATCGTGGAGCAGCGCGAAGGGCACAAGCTGCGGCACGTCTGCTCCGGAGCCATCCGCATGTCGGCGCGCGAACCCCTGGCGGAGCGCCTGACCAAGGTCTTCCGGGAGTTAGGCGAGGTGATCGCCCAGCATCAGCCCGAGGTGGTCGCCATCGAGGACGTGTTCTACTCTGCCAACGTGAAGTCGGCGCTCAAGCTGGGGCAGGTGCGCGGGGTGGCCATGCTGGCTGCCTCCTGGCACGGCCTGCGCGTGGCCGAATACGCGCCCCTGGCCATCAAGAGCGCGGTCACCGGCTACGGCAAGGCGGAGAAGCACCAGGTGGCCAGCATGGTAGCGCTGCTGCTGGAGCTGGCGGAAGCGCCCCAGCCCCCCGACGTGGCCGACGCCCTGGCCATCGCCATCTGTCACCTGCACACCGCCTCCACCATCGACCGGCAGCGGGCGCCGGCGGGGACTCGCTGA